A stretch of Treponema vincentii F0403 DNA encodes these proteins:
- a CDS encoding HD-GYP domain-containing protein, protein MNTLKLLELAPPVYFTEDVYIDKKFLLFTQGSCFTDELKRLLSEWQFTLLYTKGSVTEESPQKEDKGAGKTDADGKMQDLAEQKLSGELVEKTYKRFYDFTDEVYSTYRNKQSLNTEKIIAKMKELCAFVQENRQAVLILQSIMPYNVDNFLVTHSLRSAVFAIVVGMELKMQNHQLVELATAALMHEIGLIHIAEDIYSRAGELSDEEKKYLHVHPVLSCKILKKAKFPLPVCLGTLDHHERENGTGYPQRLTGEKISLYGKIIAVACSYEAMTGERKYKKAEDPATGLLNVLRREPSQYDEEVLKALLNALSFFPIGSFVYLSNNAVAQVIDNNSEDPRFPIVRVIDRSAKGAFSEAIRTAMDGIRIMRPARKEEWIAALSKGKKEA, encoded by the coding sequence GTGAATACATTGAAACTTTTAGAGTTAGCCCCTCCCGTATATTTTACGGAGGATGTGTACATTGATAAAAAGTTTTTGTTGTTTACTCAGGGAAGCTGTTTTACGGATGAATTGAAAAGACTCCTCTCTGAATGGCAATTTACGCTTCTTTATACGAAAGGGAGCGTTACCGAAGAATCTCCGCAAAAAGAGGATAAAGGCGCCGGCAAGACCGATGCGGACGGTAAAATGCAAGACCTTGCCGAACAGAAACTTTCGGGAGAGTTGGTAGAAAAGACCTATAAAAGATTTTATGATTTTACGGACGAAGTATATAGCACATACCGCAACAAACAGTCGCTCAATACCGAAAAAATAATTGCGAAAATGAAGGAGCTGTGTGCCTTTGTACAGGAAAACCGGCAGGCGGTACTTATTCTGCAATCCATTATGCCTTATAACGTGGATAATTTTCTTGTTACCCATTCGCTGCGTTCGGCGGTTTTCGCCATCGTAGTCGGTATGGAACTTAAAATGCAGAATCATCAGCTGGTGGAGTTGGCGACCGCCGCCTTGATGCACGAAATAGGCCTTATCCATATTGCAGAAGACATTTATTCCAGAGCGGGAGAACTGTCGGACGAAGAAAAAAAATATCTCCATGTTCATCCGGTGCTCTCGTGTAAAATATTAAAGAAAGCGAAATTCCCGCTGCCGGTTTGTCTCGGTACGCTCGATCACCATGAGCGGGAAAACGGTACGGGCTATCCTCAACGGCTAACCGGTGAAAAAATTTCTCTTTACGGAAAGATTATTGCGGTTGCCTGTTCTTATGAGGCGATGACCGGCGAACGTAAGTATAAAAAAGCGGAAGACCCCGCAACGGGATTACTGAACGTTTTAAGGCGGGAGCCTTCGCAATATGATGAAGAGGTCTTGAAAGCGCTTTTGAATGCTTTGTCGTTTTTCCCGATCGGCAGCTTTGTGTATCTTTCAAACAATGCCGTTGCACAGGTAATCGACAACAATTCGGAAGATCCCCGCTTCCCTATCGTACGCGTTATCGACCGGTCTGCAAAAGGAGCTTTTTCGGAAGCAATCCGTACCGCTATGGACGGCATTAGAATTATGCGACCCGCACGTAAAGAAGAATGGATTGCCGCCCTTAGTAAGGGTAAAAAGGAAGCGTAA